A stretch of Ferribacterium limneticum DNA encodes these proteins:
- the thpR gene encoding RNA 2',3'-cyclic phosphodiesterase produces the protein MADRLAEIAANAAANFGGRATRCNTIHLTLAFLGEVPESRLAELCALADSVQGPSFTMVLDRLGYWRHNHLLWAGSQAPVAPLGELVSCLRSVLANAGFKVDAERQGFVPHVTLVRKVPANAGLLENHQFPSFESLAWRADRFVLVRSRLSSSGSEYLILREFSLS, from the coding sequence GTGGCCGACCGACTCGCCGAAATAGCCGCCAACGCGGCGGCCAACTTTGGCGGACGAGCGACACGCTGCAATACCATCCATCTGACGCTGGCTTTCCTTGGCGAAGTGCCGGAGTCTCGCCTGGCGGAACTTTGTGCCTTGGCCGATAGCGTTCAGGGGCCATCCTTCACCATGGTCCTCGACCGGCTGGGCTACTGGCGGCATAACCATCTGTTGTGGGCAGGTTCTCAGGCTCCGGTAGCGCCGCTTGGTGAACTGGTCAGTTGCTTGCGAAGTGTCCTGGCCAATGCCGGTTTCAAGGTCGATGCCGAGCGGCAGGGTTTCGTGCCCCATGTCACGCTGGTCCGCAAAGTTCCGGCCAATGCCGGATTGTTGGAAAACCATCAGTTTCCGTCGTTCGAATCATTGGCTTGGCGTGCCGATCGCTTTGTTCTGGTCCGCTCCCGATTATCGTCTTCAGGGTCGGAGTATCTGATTCTCCGGGAGTTTTCTTTGTCATAA
- a CDS encoding dienelactone hydrolase family protein, with product MNRHITLQTPHGSLLGQLERPDFPRGLILLARSHHLPIDTVSTANLVTQGYAVFVMELLSAHELQFADATQNVPRLALRLIDILDMIRNDGDMQDLPLGIFASGEIAPAAIRAAAQRDAQVKAVVCHGGLIDRAGAQALDLLVAPLLMLFDADDSIGETAYQRATSHLNCVHEKQVLEIGEATAIPVATWFSRHF from the coding sequence ATGAATCGCCACATCACCCTGCAAACCCCGCACGGGTCCCTCCTTGGGCAACTGGAAAGACCGGATTTCCCGCGGGGGCTGATCCTGCTCGCCCGCTCGCATCACTTGCCCATCGATACGGTCAGCACCGCCAACCTGGTCACACAGGGCTACGCCGTTTTCGTCATGGAATTGCTGTCGGCACATGAACTGCAGTTTGCCGACGCAACGCAAAACGTGCCGCGGCTTGCCCTTCGCCTGATCGACATCCTAGACATGATTCGCAACGACGGCGACATGCAGGATCTGCCCCTCGGCATCTTTGCCAGCGGTGAAATCGCCCCGGCCGCCATTCGCGCCGCCGCCCAACGCGATGCTCAGGTCAAGGCGGTGGTGTGCCATGGCGGCCTGATCGACCGCGCCGGCGCGCAGGCCCTGGACTTGCTGGTGGCGCCGCTCCTGATGCTCTTCGATGCCGACGACAGCATTGGCGAAACGGCTTACCAACGGGCAACATCGCACCTGAACTGCGTTCATGAAAAACAGGTGCTGGAAATCGGCGAAGCCACGGCAATACCAGTCGCCACGTGGTTTTCTCGGCATTTTTAG
- the ispD gene encoding 2-C-methyl-D-erythritol 4-phosphate cytidylyltransferase has product MPRHYAIVPAAGSGSRFGAEKPKQYLDLLGRPLIFHTLAALTACPEIERVWVVLAPDDPWWPRYDWSELGSKLETVRCGGATRAESVTNGLRAAAMVAADDDWVLVHDAARPCLSAAMLDALFAELASDPVGGILAVPVADTLKRADAEQRVGATEPRDGLWQAQTPQMFRYGLLGEALEKCRDVTDEAGAIEAMGLKPRLVRGDSTNLKVTYPADLALAAMILRARK; this is encoded by the coding sequence ATGCCACGACATTACGCAATCGTTCCTGCTGCCGGCAGCGGTTCCCGCTTCGGCGCCGAGAAGCCCAAGCAGTATCTTGACCTCCTTGGCCGCCCCCTGATTTTCCACACCTTGGCCGCCCTGACTGCTTGTCCGGAGATCGAACGGGTCTGGGTGGTACTGGCGCCGGATGATCCCTGGTGGCCGCGTTACGACTGGAGCGAACTCGGTTCCAAGCTCGAAACCGTGCGCTGCGGCGGAGCGACGCGGGCGGAGAGTGTGACCAACGGCTTGCGGGCGGCGGCGATGGTCGCTGCCGACGATGACTGGGTGCTGGTGCACGATGCGGCACGGCCCTGTCTTTCAGCCGCCATGCTCGATGCGCTGTTTGCCGAACTGGCCAGTGACCCGGTCGGCGGCATCCTGGCCGTGCCGGTCGCCGATACCTTGAAACGGGCCGATGCCGAGCAGCGCGTTGGCGCCACGGAACCCCGGGATGGCCTGTGGCAGGCGCAAACGCCGCAGATGTTCCGCTACGGCTTGCTCGGCGAGGCGCTGGAAAAGTGTCGTGATGTCACCGACGAAGCCGGTGCCATCGAGGCCATGGGCCTCAAACCCAGGCTGGTGCGCGGTGATTCGACCAATCTGAAAGTCACCTATCCGGCCGATCTTGCGCTGGCTGCGATGATACTGAGGGCACGCAAATGA
- a CDS encoding MgtC/SapB family protein: MSFVVPELVEPVKAFATALGIGLLIGMERERRPDSAAGLRTFSLVAMLGCLFALLEERSGSTWLLAAGLLVIAGAMIASNFSSQQEEQYRGFTSEAAVVVTYGLGAAVWFGYATLAVMLAITTTVLLYFKAELKQFSERTTPKDINSILQFAVLSFVILPILPSDDFGPYNAINPRQIWWMVVLISGLALAGYLALRIVGARHGAAMLGIFGGLASSTATTMMFSRHARDHSDLTRMAAIVILIANIMVMIRIGIVSSLVAPKLIGPITLVFACGIIPGIALTLYSWRTLASAGELPMPEVKNPTELKTAISFGLLYAVVLLASAWLQDVAGNSGLYIVALVSGLTDADASVLSTLRMFNLEKVISGDAVIAVTLALMANLIFKIGLVLSIGGGKLARHALPGLLAIGGGMAIGLMLV; encoded by the coding sequence ATGAGCTTCGTGGTCCCTGAACTGGTTGAACCGGTCAAGGCGTTTGCAACGGCCTTGGGCATCGGTCTGCTGATCGGCATGGAACGCGAACGGCGCCCGGACTCTGCCGCCGGCTTGCGCACTTTCTCGCTGGTCGCCATGCTCGGTTGCCTGTTTGCGCTGCTGGAGGAACGTTCCGGCAGCACCTGGCTGCTCGCTGCCGGCCTGCTGGTCATCGCCGGCGCAATGATCGCCTCCAATTTCTCCTCGCAGCAGGAGGAGCAGTATCGCGGCTTCACCTCCGAGGCGGCAGTCGTCGTCACCTACGGTCTCGGGGCTGCCGTCTGGTTTGGCTATGCCACGCTGGCTGTCATGCTTGCCATCACCACGACCGTGCTGCTTTACTTCAAGGCCGAACTGAAGCAGTTCAGCGAGCGAACGACGCCGAAGGACATCAACTCCATCCTGCAGTTTGCGGTGCTGTCCTTCGTCATCCTGCCAATTTTGCCGAGCGATGACTTCGGGCCATACAACGCGATCAATCCGCGACAGATCTGGTGGATGGTCGTGCTGATTTCCGGGTTGGCGCTGGCCGGCTACCTGGCATTGCGCATCGTCGGCGCCCGCCATGGGGCGGCGATGCTCGGCATTTTCGGCGGCCTGGCCTCGTCAACCGCGACGACCATGATGTTCTCCCGCCATGCCCGCGACCACAGCGACCTGACCCGCATGGCTGCCATCGTCATCCTGATCGCCAACATCATGGTGATGATCCGGATCGGCATCGTCTCCAGCCTCGTGGCACCCAAGCTGATCGGGCCGATCACCCTTGTTTTTGCCTGCGGCATCATTCCCGGCATCGCGCTGACGCTATATAGCTGGCGAACGCTGGCCAGCGCTGGCGAACTGCCCATGCCCGAGGTCAAGAATCCGACCGAGCTGAAAACGGCCATCTCCTTCGGCCTGCTCTATGCAGTGGTTCTGCTTGCCTCCGCCTGGCTGCAGGATGTCGCCGGCAACAGCGGCCTGTACATCGTGGCGCTGGTTTCCGGCCTGACCGATGCCGACGCCAGCGTGCTATCCACCCTGCGCATGTTCAACCTGGAAAAAGTCATCAGTGGCGACGCCGTGATCGCGGTCACGCTGGCGCTGATGGCCAACCTGATCTTCAAGATCGGGCTGGTCCTCAGCATCGGTGGCGGAAAACTGGCGCGCCACGCCCTGCCCGGCCTGCTCGCCATTGGCGGCGGCATGGCCATTGGATTGATGCTCGTTTGA
- the amrS gene encoding AmmeMemoRadiSam system radical SAM enzyme, with protein MSQPDSLYPARWWHALPDGRVQCDLCPRDCQLHESQRGACFVRQMVNGAMQLTTYGRSSGFCIDPIEKKPLNHFYPGSSILSFGTAGCNLACKFCQNWDISKSKDMDRLMDSASPQAIAQAARRYGADAVAYTYNDPVIFAEYAIDTALACREQGIRNVAVTAGYIHPEPAREFFAVMDAANVDLKAFTEDFYRKLCVAHLQPILDTLVYIHHETDCWLEITTLLIPGQNDSPAEINELATWVARELGPDVPLHFSAFHPDWKMEDIPPTPPATLTQARRIALDAGLNYVFTGNVHDSEGGTTFCPNCHAALIVRDWYDIRRYDLTPEGHCPHCQTAIAGRFGRTLGRDGHAFGPNRIPVRLSA; from the coding sequence ATGAGCCAGCCCGATTCGCTTTACCCGGCCCGCTGGTGGCACGCTCTGCCCGACGGCCGCGTCCAGTGCGACCTCTGTCCGCGCGACTGCCAGCTGCACGAAAGCCAGCGCGGCGCCTGTTTCGTCCGCCAGATGGTCAATGGCGCCATGCAACTGACGACCTATGGCCGCTCCTCGGGCTTCTGCATCGATCCAATCGAGAAGAAGCCGCTCAACCACTTCTACCCGGGCAGCAGCATCCTGTCCTTCGGCACCGCCGGCTGCAACCTGGCCTGCAAGTTCTGCCAGAACTGGGATATCTCCAAGTCGAAGGACATGGACCGCCTGATGGACAGCGCCAGCCCGCAGGCAATCGCCCAGGCCGCCCGGCGCTACGGTGCCGATGCGGTCGCCTACACCTATAACGACCCGGTGATCTTTGCCGAATACGCCATCGACACCGCGCTCGCCTGTCGCGAGCAGGGCATCCGCAACGTCGCAGTCACTGCCGGCTACATCCATCCTGAACCGGCCCGCGAGTTCTTTGCCGTCATGGATGCCGCCAACGTTGACCTCAAGGCCTTCACCGAGGACTTCTACCGCAAGCTCTGCGTTGCCCACCTGCAGCCCATTCTCGACACCCTGGTCTACATCCACCATGAAACGGATTGCTGGCTGGAGATCACCACGCTACTCATTCCCGGCCAGAACGACAGCCCCGCCGAAATCAACGAACTCGCCACTTGGGTTGCGCGGGAACTCGGACCGGACGTCCCGCTCCATTTCTCGGCCTTCCATCCCGACTGGAAAATGGAAGACATCCCGCCAACCCCGCCCGCGACCCTGACGCAAGCCCGCCGCATCGCACTCGATGCCGGCTTGAACTATGTGTTTACCGGCAACGTTCATGACAGCGAGGGCGGCACCACCTTCTGCCCCAACTGCCATGCCGCGCTGATCGTTCGCGACTGGTACGACATTCGCCGCTACGACCTGACGCCGGAAGGCCATTGCCCGCACTGCCAGACCGCCATTGCCGGGCGCTTCGGCAGAACGCTTGGCCGCGACGGTCACGCCTTCGGTCCAAACCGCATTCCGGTACGCCTGTCCGCATGA
- a CDS encoding EAL domain-containing protein — protein MLLIEASGRDGQRLLDALQGCGQSVKTRQLAQRAELVEALRDEAWDVALLSCSLAELPATEAVALFGELAPRVPVILTVERGAQEFPFELLEKGACDFVFKSNPARLLAVIERECANVSLSREERKALVSPERIEQIDEGVARFFQLASNIPECYWLTDAATQRVTYVSTGYEQIWGRHVEALYADSLDWLKYVHPDDCDRVLAAARRHRLGGLDIKFRVQRPGDVQCWLHARNFPVRDEEGSIVSVGGVATDITNLLADKWKSPQFTHFDTLTALPNQLMFYDQVQRMIALSRRKNLPLGLMVVDIDRFRQLNQTLGHTSGDELLRQVAGRLSGSLRESDILGRLGADVFGILLPDVADTQQASIVARRIIDTLIMPVRVAGQDVFATAGVGIVFYPQDGEDVHELVSNAEIAGRHAKSLGRNSYQYYFSGMHEDIRERMFLEIDLRNATLRNEFVLYYQPKASCADGRITGTEALLRWQHPKRGIVPPDQFIPLLEETGLIVQVGRWVLEEACRQAVEWQAAGLNIPSVSVNLSARQLQAETLLMDVAATLDKTGLKAACLDLEITESMLMDNADMAIHTLSALKKMGVTISLDDFGTGYSSLAYLKRFPLDAVKVDRSFVQDIAADSDDASITRAVITMAHHLKLKVVAEGVETPEQLALLISHQCDVIQGYFFSRPLPAPGMTDLLTTDQRLPANLLCSGTRKPMALFVAVDGFGEVISTLIRAGHRVCTAPDIQGALQWFSGNLVDVLVCGAPRKGFNAEELIRQAAELQPRCERILLADSKQWNRKPVAELSSSGLVHRVIHLPVEADAFQLVVEETLSRRHISDEYSRLSHEVEVVERQLVRIEEDRRRLLDENQALQVQERQGYRILQGVLAELPLAVIGVDENGLIALANDAALEQFVRRSLLPGAVLHQVLPEVASLAENGTLSIDGISYSCRSRQLSLDETRIGRLLLLEEITQ, from the coding sequence GTGCTGCTGATTGAAGCAAGTGGTCGCGATGGCCAGCGATTGCTCGATGCCCTGCAGGGTTGCGGGCAGTCGGTAAAGACGCGTCAGCTTGCCCAACGTGCAGAACTGGTAGAGGCTTTGCGCGATGAAGCGTGGGATGTGGCGCTTCTTAGTTGCTCGCTCGCGGAACTGCCAGCCACGGAGGCCGTTGCCTTGTTTGGCGAACTGGCTCCACGTGTCCCGGTAATCCTGACCGTTGAACGGGGGGCTCAGGAATTTCCCTTCGAATTGCTCGAAAAAGGGGCTTGCGATTTTGTCTTCAAAAGCAACCCGGCCCGCTTGCTTGCTGTCATCGAGCGCGAATGCGCCAATGTCAGTCTGTCGCGTGAAGAGCGGAAAGCCCTGGTCAGCCCGGAACGCATCGAGCAGATCGATGAAGGAGTCGCCCGTTTTTTCCAGTTGGCCAGCAATATTCCCGAATGCTACTGGCTGACCGATGCGGCAACCCAGCGTGTGACCTATGTCAGTACGGGCTACGAGCAGATCTGGGGCCGCCATGTCGAAGCGCTTTATGCGGATTCGCTCGACTGGCTGAAGTACGTTCATCCGGATGACTGCGACCGGGTTCTGGCAGCGGCTCGCAGGCATCGGCTGGGCGGGCTGGACATCAAGTTTCGCGTTCAGCGCCCCGGCGATGTCCAGTGCTGGCTGCATGCCCGAAATTTTCCGGTACGTGACGAGGAGGGCAGTATCGTCAGCGTTGGCGGGGTTGCCACCGATATCACCAACCTGCTCGCCGACAAATGGAAGTCTCCCCAATTCACGCATTTTGATACGCTGACGGCACTTCCCAACCAGTTGATGTTCTACGACCAGGTGCAGCGGATGATTGCGCTGTCCAGGCGCAAGAACCTGCCACTGGGCCTGATGGTGGTCGATATCGATCGCTTTCGTCAGCTCAACCAGACGCTGGGCCATACCTCGGGTGACGAGTTGCTGCGTCAGGTCGCTGGCCGGCTTTCCGGCTCCTTGCGTGAATCGGACATTCTGGGGCGCCTGGGGGCGGACGTCTTTGGCATTCTCCTGCCGGATGTGGCCGATACCCAGCAGGCGAGCATCGTCGCTCGCCGGATCATCGATACCTTGATCATGCCGGTCCGTGTCGCTGGTCAGGATGTTTTTGCGACGGCCGGGGTTGGCATCGTCTTCTACCCGCAGGACGGCGAGGATGTGCACGAACTGGTGAGCAACGCCGAGATTGCCGGTCGTCACGCCAAGAGTCTGGGGCGCAACAGCTACCAATACTATTTTTCCGGCATGCACGAAGACATCCGGGAGCGGATGTTCCTGGAGATCGACTTGCGCAACGCCACTTTGCGCAACGAGTTCGTGCTCTATTACCAGCCCAAGGCCAGTTGCGCCGATGGCCGGATTACCGGTACCGAGGCCTTGCTGCGCTGGCAGCATCCGAAACGCGGAATCGTGCCGCCGGACCAGTTCATTCCCTTGCTTGAGGAAACCGGGCTGATTGTTCAGGTGGGGCGCTGGGTGCTTGAGGAAGCCTGCCGGCAGGCCGTCGAATGGCAGGCCGCCGGGTTGAATATCCCCAGTGTTTCGGTGAACCTGTCGGCCCGGCAATTGCAAGCTGAAACCTTGTTGATGGACGTTGCGGCAACCCTGGACAAAACGGGACTCAAGGCCGCCTGCCTCGATCTGGAAATTACCGAGAGCATGCTGATGGACAACGCCGACATGGCGATCCATACGCTATCGGCCCTGAAGAAAATGGGCGTCACGATTTCGCTCGATGATTTCGGTACCGGCTATTCGAGCCTGGCCTACCTGAAACGCTTCCCACTCGATGCCGTCAAGGTCGATCGCTCTTTCGTGCAGGACATCGCCGCCGATTCGGATGACGCCTCGATCACCCGGGCCGTGATCACCATGGCTCATCACCTGAAGCTCAAGGTAGTGGCTGAAGGTGTCGAAACACCGGAGCAACTGGCGCTGCTCATTTCGCATCAGTGCGATGTCATCCAGGGCTATTTCTTCTCGCGGCCGCTGCCGGCGCCGGGCATGACCGATCTGTTGACCACGGACCAGCGACTGCCGGCCAACCTGCTATGTTCCGGGACGCGCAAGCCAATGGCCCTGTTTGTGGCCGTCGATGGCTTTGGAGAGGTCATTTCGACCCTGATCAGGGCAGGACACCGGGTTTGTACCGCCCCCGACATTCAGGGGGCGCTGCAGTGGTTTTCCGGGAATCTGGTCGATGTGCTGGTTTGTGGCGCGCCGCGCAAGGGTTTCAATGCCGAGGAGCTGATCCGGCAGGCGGCTGAGCTGCAGCCGCGCTGCGAGCGCATCCTGCTGGCCGACAGCAAACAATGGAATCGCAAGCCAGTCGCCGAATTGAGCAGTTCCGGGCTGGTTCATCGGGTCATCCATCTGCCGGTCGAGGCCGATGCCTTCCAGTTGGTCGTCGAGGAAACCTTGAGCCGGCGACATATTTCGGATGAATACAGCCGTCTGTCGCATGAAGTCGAGGTCGTTGAGCGGCAACTGGTGCGCATCGAGGAAGATCGCCGTCGTCTACTCGATGAAAATCAGGCGCTGCAGGTTCAGGAGCGGCAGGGTTATCGCATTTTGCAGGGAGTCCTTGCCGAATTGCCCTTGGCGGTCATCGGGGTCGATGAGAACGGCCTGATTGCCCTGGCCAATGACGCCGCACTTGAGCAGTTTGTCCGGCGTAGTCTGCTTCCCGGTGCGGTGCTGCATCAGGTGTTGCCCGAGGTGGCAAGTCTTGCTGAAAATGGCACGCTGAGTATCGATGGCATTTCCTATTCATGCCGCTCGCGTCAGCTCAGTCTCGACGAAACCAGGATCGGACGCCTTCTGCTGCTCGAAGAGATCACACAATGA
- a CDS encoding HDOD domain-containing protein: MSTLQSEQIVARLKALPALPTVVAELLASFGNEEVDIGRLAQQISHDQALTARLLRVANSSFYGLQSRISTINEAVVVLGFRAVRSMVLAVGVSGVFRADQCPGFDPQLYIRHCVGVGLTARALARVTGRNPELAFTGGILHDIGELVLATCFPEQYAKALAYRELHDCTPVAAERDILGLDHAVVGGLLADTWRFPPSLYSAVAEHHSPSAATADSLADLIHLADSIAHGLGLAQAASEMVMPVDQTAWQRLGLDGEKIAGILPQIVKEMDETCQAFSA, translated from the coding sequence ATGAGCACGCTTCAGTCCGAACAGATCGTTGCCCGGCTGAAGGCACTGCCGGCACTGCCAACGGTGGTTGCCGAGTTGCTGGCGTCGTTTGGCAATGAAGAGGTCGATATCGGCAGGCTGGCCCAGCAGATATCCCATGATCAGGCGCTGACCGCGCGCCTGCTCCGGGTCGCCAATTCTTCGTTCTACGGGCTGCAAAGCCGCATATCGACAATCAACGAAGCGGTGGTTGTCCTGGGCTTTCGGGCCGTGCGCAGCATGGTGCTGGCCGTTGGTGTGAGCGGCGTTTTTCGAGCCGACCAATGCCCGGGTTTCGATCCGCAGTTGTATATCCGGCATTGTGTCGGTGTTGGCTTGACGGCCCGGGCACTGGCCCGGGTGACTGGCCGAAATCCTGAACTGGCCTTCACCGGGGGCATCCTGCACGACATCGGCGAGCTGGTGCTGGCCACCTGCTTCCCCGAGCAGTACGCCAAGGCACTGGCCTATCGGGAGTTGCACGATTGCACGCCGGTCGCTGCCGAGCGCGACATTCTCGGTCTGGATCATGCCGTCGTCGGCGGCCTGCTGGCTGACACCTGGCGTTTTCCCCCTTCGCTGTATTCAGCCGTGGCTGAACATCATTCACCCTCAGCGGCCACCGCCGATTCGTTGGCCGACCTGATTCACCTCGCCGATAGCATCGCCCATGGCCTGGGCCTGGCGCAGGCCGCCAGCGAAATGGTGATGCCGGTGGATCAGACTGCCTGGCAGCGGCTGGGGCTGGATGGCGAAAAAATCGCCGGAATCCTGCCGCAGATCGTCAAGGAAATGGACGAAACCTGTCAGGCGTTCAGTGCCTGA
- the amrA gene encoding AmmeMemoRadiSam system protein A has translation MADLGTTLLTLARNAIASRFGVSGNPVADLPELHQPGAVFVTLTQHDNLRGCIGSLEAWRPLLKDVQENALAAAFRDPRFEPLSADELPVTRVEVSLLTPAEPMSFSSEADALAQLRPDIDGVIFTAGNRRSTFLPQVWEQLPDPAMFMAHLKQKAGLPADYWGPNVQLERYQVKKWKEASP, from the coding sequence ATGGCTGATCTCGGCACCACCCTGCTGACGCTGGCACGCAACGCAATAGCCTCGCGCTTTGGCGTCTCCGGCAACCCGGTCGCGGATTTGCCGGAATTGCACCAGCCAGGCGCCGTCTTCGTCACCCTGACCCAGCACGACAATCTGCGTGGCTGCATCGGCAGCCTTGAAGCCTGGCGGCCATTGCTCAAGGATGTTCAGGAAAACGCCCTCGCCGCCGCCTTCCGCGATCCGCGTTTCGAACCACTGAGTGCCGACGAACTGCCGGTCACCCGCGTCGAAGTCTCGCTACTGACGCCGGCCGAGCCGATGAGCTTCAGCAGCGAAGCCGATGCCCTCGCCCAGTTGCGTCCGGACATCGACGGCGTGATCTTCACGGCAGGCAATCGCCGCTCAACCTTTCTGCCCCAGGTCTGGGAACAGTTGCCCGACCCGGCCATGTTCATGGCCCACCTCAAGCAAAAGGCCGGATTGCCCGCCGACTACTGGGGCCCCAATGTTCAACTTGAGCGCTACCAGGTCAAAAAATGGAAGGAGGCTTCACCATGA
- the ispF gene encoding 2-C-methyl-D-erythritol 2,4-cyclodiphosphate synthase, which produces MNFRVGQGYDVHKLVEGRKLILGGVEIPHPTGLLGHSDADALLHAITDALLGAVALGDIGRHFPDTDPRYKGADSRVLLRAAVALLAERNWRPVNVDATLIAQQPKLAPHAAAMVANVAADLGIATDCVNIKGKTNERLGYLGREEAIEAQAVVLVERVG; this is translated from the coding sequence ATGAATTTCCGCGTCGGGCAGGGCTACGATGTGCACAAGCTGGTCGAGGGCCGCAAGTTGATCCTTGGCGGTGTCGAGATTCCGCATCCGACCGGGCTGCTCGGCCATTCCGACGCCGATGCGCTGCTCCATGCGATCACCGATGCGCTGCTTGGTGCGGTTGCACTGGGCGACATCGGCCGCCATTTCCCGGACACCGATCCACGCTACAAGGGCGCCGACAGCCGTGTCCTGCTGCGTGCTGCCGTTGCCCTGCTTGCCGAACGAAATTGGCGGCCGGTCAATGTCGATGCGACGTTGATCGCCCAGCAGCCGAAGCTGGCTCCGCATGCCGCCGCGATGGTCGCCAATGTGGCCGCCGATCTCGGCATCGCGACCGATTGCGTCAATATCAAGGGCAAGACCAACGAACGCCTGGGCTATCTAGGGCGCGAGGAAGCGATCGAGGCGCAGGCGGTAGTGCTGGTGGAACGTGTCGGCTGA
- the amrB gene encoding AmmeMemoRadiSam system protein B, translated as MINTRPPAVAGTFYPGDPDALSATVDHFLAEASPQSGLQPKALIVPHAGYIYSGSTAATAYATLKPWAQTIRRVILLGPTHRVAVEGIALPEVEAFSTPLGSIQLDARAIASIAGLPQIVFSNHVHAFEHSLEVHLPFLQRVLEPFTLVPLAVGDAPPEAVAEVLDLLWGGPETLIVVSSDLSHFLPYGTAQQVDANTCRHILQFDTHIHPEQACGAFPINGLLLAARGRGLTPKLLGLCNSGDTAGDKNRVVGYAAFSFAEGDDHG; from the coding sequence ATGATCAATACCCGCCCCCCTGCCGTCGCCGGCACCTTCTACCCCGGCGATCCCGACGCGCTGTCCGCTACCGTCGATCATTTTCTGGCTGAAGCCAGCCCCCAGTCCGGGCTCCAGCCCAAAGCCCTGATCGTTCCCCACGCCGGTTACATTTACTCCGGCTCGACTGCCGCGACGGCCTACGCCACGCTGAAGCCATGGGCCCAGACCATCCGCCGCGTGATCCTGCTCGGCCCGACGCATCGCGTCGCGGTGGAAGGTATCGCGCTTCCGGAGGTCGAGGCTTTTTCCACGCCACTGGGCAGCATCCAGCTCGACGCCCGGGCCATCGCCAGCATTGCCGGGTTGCCGCAGATCGTCTTCAGCAACCATGTCCACGCCTTCGAGCACTCGCTGGAGGTGCACCTGCCTTTTTTACAGCGAGTACTTGAGCCATTTACGCTGGTTCCGCTCGCCGTTGGCGATGCGCCCCCGGAAGCGGTGGCCGAAGTGCTTGATCTGCTGTGGGGCGGCCCTGAAACGCTGATTGTCGTCAGCTCGGACCTCTCGCACTTCCTGCCCTACGGCACGGCACAGCAGGTGGATGCCAACACCTGCCGCCACATCCTGCAATTCGACACCCACATCCACCCCGAGCAGGCCTGCGGTGCCTTCCCGATCAACGGCCTGCTGCTTGCCGCCCGTGGGCGCGGATTGACTCCCAAGCTGCTCGGCCTGTGCAATTCAGGCGACACTGCCGGTGACAAGAACCGCGTTGTCGGTTACGCGGCATTCTCCTTTGCTGAAGGAGATGATCATGGCTGA